One stretch of bacterium DNA includes these proteins:
- a CDS encoding site-2 protease family protein, with the protein MNLVIYIAVLLFSVVIHEVSHAFVADTCGDKTARLSGRLSLNPVAHLDPIGSILVPLFAFITHIPVPAWAKPVPVNSYNLNNPRSDMVKVALAGPLSNIGLALISSIILRLSFIPVGSYLEQILLCFVIANFLLSLFNLIPIPPLDGSRIIAYFLPPNTSFKVSFLEPFGFIILILLLSFGFFNFIVQIAFRLSYFGVGERIFHFYL; encoded by the coding sequence ATGAATTTAGTTATTTACATTGCTGTTTTGCTTTTTTCTGTGGTTATCCACGAGGTAAGTCATGCTTTTGTGGCTGATACGTGCGGAGATAAAACAGCAAGGCTTTCTGGAAGGCTCAGCTTGAATCCAGTGGCTCATCTTGATCCAATTGGCTCTATATTAGTCCCCCTCTTTGCCTTTATTACCCACATTCCTGTTCCCGCATGGGCAAAGCCTGTTCCTGTAAATTCTTATAACCTTAATAATCCAAGAAGTGATATGGTTAAGGTTGCCCTGGCAGGCCCTCTTTCAAATATAGGGCTTGCCCTTATTTCATCTATTATTTTAAGGCTTTCATTTATTCCTGTTGGTTCATACCTTGAACAGATCCTTCTTTGCTTTGTAATAGCAAATTTTCTCTTAAGCCTTTTTAATCTTATTCCCATTCCACCTCTTGATGGCTCAAGGATTATAGCTTACTTCCTACCACCAAATACCTCCTTTAAGGTAAGCTTCCTTGAGCCTTTTGGCTTTATTATTCTTATATTATTATTGAGCTTTGGGTTTTTTAATTTTATTGTTCAAATAGCCTTTCGACTTTCATACTTTGGAGTAGGGGAGCGGATTTTTCATTTTTATTTATGA
- a CDS encoding riboflavin synthase, producing the protein MFTGIIEEKGVIKSIGKEIYVSCKRVREDLKIGDSIAVSGCCLTISSLPNDGFICNLSKETLKTTNFGFLKKGGKVNLERPLRISDRLGGHIVSGHIDGLARLCEKRGSLYFFSISKTLLKYLVKKGSVAIDGVSLTIVDIIGGKFSVSIIPHTLKETTLNEMNIGYKANIEVDMLAKIIEGFLKK; encoded by the coding sequence ATGTTTACAGGAATAATTGAAGAAAAAGGGGTTATAAAAAGCATTGGAAAGGAAATTTATGTTTCTTGCAAAAGGGTTAGAGAAGACCTTAAAATAGGGGATAGCATTGCAGTTTCTGGATGTTGTTTGACCATCTCCTCCCTTCCTAACGATGGTTTTATTTGCAATCTCTCAAAAGAGACATTGAAGACAACAAACTTTGGTTTTCTTAAAAAGGGGGGCAAGGTAAATCTTGAAAGGCCATTAAGGATTTCTGATAGATTGGGTGGCCATATTGTATCTGGTCATATAGATGGTTTGGCAAGGCTTTGCGAAAAAAGGGGTTCTCTTTATTTTTTTTCTATTTCCAAGACCTTATTAAAATATCTTGTAAAAAAGGGTTCTGTTGCCATTGATGGTGTATCGTTAACCATTGTTGATATTATAGGAGGTAAATTCTCTGTAAGCATTATTCCTCATACCTTAAAGGAAACAACCCTTAATGAGATGAATATTGGATATAAAGCAAACATTGAGGTTGATATGCTTGCAAAGATTATAGAAGGATTTTTAAAGAAATAG
- the rpsB gene encoding 30S ribosomal protein S2: MLNVDIKELLEAGIHFGHQRQKWNPKMARYIYTVRNDIHIIDLEKALKCLNDAYEFVKKLSSSNGNIVFVGSKKQTQQVI, translated from the coding sequence ATGCTAAATGTAGATATCAAGGAATTATTGGAAGCAGGCATCCATTTTGGTCATCAAAGGCAGAAGTGGAATCCAAAAATGGCGAGGTATATCTATACGGTAAGGAATGACATCCATATTATTGACCTTGAAAAAGCCCTTAAGTGCCTTAATGATGCTTATGAGTTTGTAAAAAAGCTTTCTTCATCAAACGGAAATATAGTTTTTGTTGGCTCAAAAAAACAGACACAGCAGGTAATAA
- the argJ gene encoding bifunctional glutamate N-acetyltransferase/amino-acid acetyltransferase ArgJ, whose protein sequence is MKGLLSISGIKVSGIHCGIKKRKKDLSLIYSENPANWAGVWTKNKIKGASILFNKRRRNNKIQAILINSGNANTGTGVKGLRDVQRMARIVAKSLNIPYNSVLIGGQTGKIGEFLPMEKIESGIKRLVKRLPFGSNDDCIEGIMTTDKTKKEAEIDLGFCKIAGIAKGAGMIYPNMATMLSFIVTDARFDNKTLQGILKACVDETFNRISVDGCRSTNDSVIIMANGMSKEVDKNKFSQGLFFVCASLARQIVEDGEGATKLIRIVVEGAKTKKDAKAVACSLANSCLVKTAMYGCDPNVGRILQAIGEAQANIDPKKISIWLQGHLVTSCGAITFFDREEIKQELKVKEIEIRISLGKGEEAISFFTCDLSSEYVKINARYS, encoded by the coding sequence ATGAAAGGCTTGCTTTCTATTTCTGGAATAAAGGTAAGTGGTATTCATTGTGGGATAAAGAAAAGGAAAAAAGACCTCTCTTTAATCTATTCCGAAAATCCTGCAAATTGGGCTGGTGTTTGGACAAAGAATAAGATAAAGGGAGCCTCTATCCTTTTTAACAAAAGGAGGAGGAATAATAAAATTCAGGCTATTCTTATAAACTCAGGGAATGCAAATACAGGAACAGGGGTAAAGGGCTTAAGGGATGTCCAAAGAATGGCAAGAATTGTAGCAAAAAGCCTCAATATTCCCTATAATTCTGTCCTTATAGGAGGTCAAACAGGAAAAATTGGCGAATTCCTTCCTATGGAAAAAATAGAATCTGGGATAAAAAGGCTGGTTAAAAGGCTTCCTTTTGGAAGCAATGATGATTGTATAGAAGGCATTATGACAACAGACAAGACAAAAAAGGAGGCAGAAATTGACCTTGGCTTTTGCAAGATTGCAGGGATTGCAAAGGGTGCTGGAATGATATACCCAAATATGGCAACCATGCTTTCATTTATTGTAACCGATGCAAGGTTTGACAATAAAACCCTGCAAGGAATCCTTAAAGCTTGCGTTGATGAGACATTTAACCGGATAAGCGTTGATGGTTGCAGATCAACCAATGATAGTGTAATAATTATGGCAAATGGGATGAGCAAAGAGGTTGATAAAAATAAATTTTCACAAGGTTTATTCTTTGTCTGTGCAAGCCTGGCAAGACAGATTGTAGAGGATGGAGAGGGTGCAACAAAGCTTATAAGGATTGTGGTAGAGGGTGCAAAAACAAAAAAAGATGCAAAGGCGGTTGCTTGTTCTCTTGCAAATTCTTGCCTTGTAAAAACAGCAATGTATGGATGCGACCCAAATGTGGGAAGGATATTGCAAGCTATTGGGGAAGCACAAGCAAATATAGACCCTAAAAAAATAAGCATTTGGCTTCAGGGTCATCTAGTTACCTCTTGTGGAGCAATAACTTTCTTTGATAGAGAAGAGATAAAACAAGAATTAAAAGTTAAGGAGATTGAGATAAGAATTTCCCTTGGCAAAGGAGAAGAGGCTATTTCATTTTTTACTTGTGATTTATCAAGCGAATATGTTAAAATAAATGCCAGGTATTCGTAA
- the tsf gene encoding elongation factor Ts (EF-Ts; functions during elongation stage of protein translation; forms a dimer; associates with EF-Tu-GDP complex and promotes exchange of GDP to GTP resulting in regeneration of the active form of EF-Tu) has translation VLLELNCETDFVAKTEEFKNLGKELCLQIASSNPLYISENDVPANIIEEEKNIIKNQFKDKGKPKAVLEKIASGRLSKFFEENCLLSQPYIREPKIKIKDLVLETQAKFKEKLSVSRFVIFKVGG, from the coding sequence GTGTTCTCCTTGAGCTTAATTGTGAAACAGATTTTGTAGCAAAGACAGAGGAATTTAAAAACCTCGGGAAAGAGCTTTGCCTTCAAATAGCTTCCTCAAATCCATTATATATAAGTGAAAATGATGTGCCCGCTAATATTATTGAGGAGGAAAAAAATATTATAAAAAACCAGTTTAAGGATAAGGGGAAACCAAAGGCTGTTTTAGAAAAGATAGCAAGTGGTCGGCTTTCAAAATTCTTTGAAGAAAATTGCCTTCTTTCTCAGCCATATATCAGGGAACCAAAAATAAAGATAAAGGACCTTGTCTTAGAAACCCAAGCCAAGTTTAAAGAAAAGCTCTCTGTTTCTCGTTTTGTTATATTTAAGGTAGGTGGTTGA
- the rpsB gene encoding 30S ribosomal protein S2, whose translation EAERCEAFYVNNRWLGGTLTNFSTIRKSIWKLIDFEEKEKNGEFNRLQKKERTKLLKEYARLVRNLGGIKGLEELPSAIYIVDSAREKICVEEARKMGIPTIAIVDTNGDPDKVTYPIPGNDDAIRSIRFITSCIANAVIEGRNIKEGLPQEEKVEEIEEKEIKREEVKEKEEVISEIEYSPD comes from the coding sequence GAGGCAGAAAGGTGTGAGGCTTTTTATGTTAATAATAGATGGCTGGGAGGCACACTTACAAATTTTTCTACAATTAGAAAAAGTATATGGAAGCTTATTGATTTTGAAGAAAAAGAGAAGAATGGCGAGTTCAATCGCCTACAAAAGAAGGAAAGAACAAAATTGCTAAAAGAATATGCGAGGCTTGTCCGTAATCTAGGAGGAATAAAGGGGCTAGAGGAGCTTCCCTCTGCAATATATATTGTTGATTCAGCAAGAGAGAAAATATGCGTTGAAGAGGCAAGAAAAATGGGAATTCCAACCATTGCTATTGTTGATACAAATGGAGACCCAGATAAGGTTACATATCCCATTCCGGGGAATGATGATGCTATCCGTTCAATAAGGTTTATCACATCCTGTATAGCTAATGCTGTTATTGAGGGAAGAAATATAAAAGAAGGGTTACCACAGGAAGAAAAGGTTGAAGAGATAGAAGAAAAAGAAATAAAAAGAGAAGAGGTAAAAGAAAAAGAGGAGGTTATAAGCGAAATTGAATACAGCCCTGATTAA